DNA sequence from the Halorussus limi genome:
CGAGAAGGCCCCGCGCGGGATGTTCTCGAAGCAGACCTCGAAGCCGTCGGGCGTCTCGGCGTCCACCTCGCGGACCGATTCGAGGACGATTTCGCGCAGGTCGGTGGCGTCCCACGCGGGACTCCACGCCTTCGAGTTGGCGTGGGCGACGCCCTTCAGTGCGCCCATCTCGGCCGCGGTCTCGGCCGCCGCGACGAGTTCCCGGACCGCGCCCTCGCGGACGTGTTCGTAGGCCGACCCCACGTCGAGCGCGAACGGGAGGTGGACCAGCAGGTCGAGGTCTCGTTCCGCGGCCGCCTCGCGCACTGCGTCGGGGTCGAGGCTCCGGCGCTCGTGGTCGCCGTCCATCAGCAGTTCCACGAAGTCGAAGTCCGCCTCAGCGGCCACGTCGAAGGCCGTCTCGTAGTCCATCCCGAGTTGGGTGACGAAGCCGATGGTCGCGTCCATGCCGGTGGGACGACCGCCGGGCAGTTAGTCGTTTTCGGGGGTCACTCCGAGGCGCTCTGGTCGCCCGCCGGCCGGAACGTCACCCGGACGAGACCGAGGTCCATCCGGACCTTCCCGACGACCTCGCCGAGGACGAACCGGTCGCCCGACTCCACCTCGGCCGCCTTCGGCGGGTAGAACAGCACGAACTCGTTGGTGCCCGCGTAGCG
Encoded proteins:
- a CDS encoding sugar phosphate isomerase/epimerase family protein; the encoded protein is MDATIGFVTQLGMDYETAFDVAAEADFDFVELLMDGDHERRSLDPDAVREAAAERDLDLLVHLPFALDVGSAYEHVREGAVRELVAAAETAAEMGALKGVAHANSKAWSPAWDATDLREIVLESVREVDAETPDGFEVCFENIPRGAFSTGNFQDLFADTDAAMTLDTGHARVDGLDSAATAKFVARHADRISHFHLNDTRKAQDEHLPFGAGTIDFEQVLGALPDDWSGTLSLEVFTLDYGYIGVSKKYLNDVLETVES